Proteins from a genomic interval of uncultured Desulfuromusa sp.:
- a CDS encoding amino acid ABC transporter permease, whose protein sequence is MKRQDYPTQADTVEAAVPFWHDAGKRAIVFQIFALFAVTGFSYYLYSNTQANLARQSIATGFGFMGKEASFEIGESLIRYSAADTYARALFVGALNTLKVAFIGIILTTILGCIVGIARLSSNWLVSKLAAAFIEVMQNIPVLLQLFFWYAIFYETFPSPRQALNPIKGIFLCNRGFIFAIPEAHNAYTAMGIAFIAVLIGGWLLNRWGHKRQELTGQFLPAGRITVALGIFIPLLIWALYGAPTAMNMPELRGFNFQGGLTVSPEFAALLIGLVLYTSAFVAEIVRAGIQSISRGQIEAAKAIALSPGQVLRLVILPQALRVIIPPLTSQMLNLTKNSSLAVAIGYADFVAVANTTINQTGQAIEGVALIMVVYLFFSLSTSVFMNWYNKRMALVER, encoded by the coding sequence CTGGCATGATGCCGGAAAACGGGCGATCGTTTTTCAGATATTTGCTCTCTTTGCTGTCACTGGTTTCAGCTACTATTTATACTCCAATACTCAAGCCAACCTTGCGAGACAATCTATCGCGACCGGTTTCGGTTTCATGGGCAAAGAAGCGTCCTTTGAAATTGGAGAGTCACTGATCCGCTACTCAGCTGCCGACACTTATGCCAGAGCGTTATTTGTGGGGGCATTAAACACCCTCAAAGTGGCCTTTATCGGCATTATCCTGACAACAATCCTCGGTTGTATTGTCGGCATAGCACGACTCTCCAGCAACTGGCTGGTCTCTAAGCTGGCAGCCGCTTTTATTGAAGTCATGCAGAACATTCCGGTCCTGCTGCAGCTGTTTTTCTGGTATGCCATTTTTTATGAAACCTTCCCCTCTCCGCGGCAGGCTTTGAATCCGATCAAAGGGATATTTCTCTGCAATCGGGGGTTCATTTTCGCAATTCCTGAAGCCCACAATGCGTACACGGCCATGGGAATAGCTTTCATTGCCGTATTAATTGGAGGCTGGTTACTCAACCGTTGGGGGCATAAGCGTCAGGAGCTGACAGGACAATTCCTTCCCGCAGGCAGGATCACTGTAGCCCTGGGGATATTTATTCCACTGCTGATTTGGGCCCTTTATGGTGCTCCAACCGCTATGAACATGCCGGAATTGCGCGGCTTCAACTTTCAGGGGGGACTGACGGTCAGCCCGGAGTTTGCTGCTTTGTTAATCGGACTGGTCCTCTATACGTCGGCTTTCGTTGCAGAGATTGTCCGGGCGGGGATTCAATCCATCAGTCGGGGTCAAATTGAAGCAGCCAAAGCCATTGCTCTGAGTCCGGGACAAGTTCTTCGCCTGGTCATTTTGCCTCAGGCATTGCGCGTTATTATTCCACCTCTGACCAGCCAGATGCTGAACCTGACAAAAAACAGCTCTCTGGCTGTTGCTATCGGCTATGCAGATTTTGTGGCTGTGGCCAACACGACAATAAACCAGACCGGCCAGGCAATTGAGGGGGTTGCTTTAATCATGGTTGTCTACCTGTTCTTCAGCCTGTCAACCTCAGTTTTCATGAACTGGTACAACAAGCGTATGGCTCTGGTGGAGAGATAA
- a CDS encoding amino acid ABC transporter permease: MTEATTAKREQLKPPIANVGVIGWLRTNLFNSWYNSLLTIVTLIMLAFLVPPFFQWAFVDSLWNSSAAACRDVDGACWSVVPNNLRFIILGFFPTGQEWRPILSMILLLALVIYSKERSRWKTSLLWLWTANLIIMGTLMHGGIFGMPVVETSQWSGLPLTFILSFFGMIVAYPLGILLALGRQSKMPAIKTLCVVYIELIRGVPLISLLFMSSVMFPLFLPEGVTIDKVLRALIAIILFTAAYIAEVVRGGLQAMPRGQYEAADSLGLNYRNTMRLIILPQALKIVIPPSVGILLSVFKDTSLVVIIALYDVLKTTMVTLSNPQWAGYSRELYIFLALLYFVFCYAMSSYSRKLEKELHTGH, encoded by the coding sequence ATGACTGAAGCAACCACAGCCAAAAGAGAACAGCTAAAGCCACCGATAGCAAATGTCGGAGTTATCGGTTGGTTACGTACGAACCTGTTTAATTCCTGGTACAATTCACTGCTCACAATTGTCACCCTGATAATGCTTGCATTTCTGGTGCCCCCGTTCTTTCAATGGGCTTTTGTGGACAGTCTCTGGAATAGTTCTGCTGCCGCCTGTCGTGACGTTGACGGTGCCTGTTGGTCAGTCGTTCCCAACAATTTAAGATTCATTATTTTAGGATTTTTCCCAACGGGGCAAGAATGGCGACCCATTCTGTCCATGATTTTGCTCCTTGCGCTCGTCATTTATTCTAAAGAACGCTCCCGCTGGAAAACATCTCTGCTTTGGCTCTGGACCGCCAACCTGATCATTATGGGAACCTTGATGCATGGCGGGATTTTCGGGATGCCTGTTGTTGAAACATCACAATGGAGCGGGCTGCCACTGACATTTATCCTCTCCTTTTTTGGGATGATTGTTGCCTATCCCCTGGGAATCCTTCTGGCTCTTGGCCGGCAGTCAAAAATGCCTGCAATCAAAACATTGTGTGTTGTCTATATTGAACTCATTCGCGGCGTTCCGTTAATCAGCCTGTTGTTCATGTCTTCCGTTATGTTTCCACTGTTTCTTCCTGAAGGAGTGACCATTGACAAGGTGCTGCGAGCACTGATTGCGATCATCCTTTTTACCGCCGCTTACATTGCTGAGGTTGTTCGTGGAGGGTTGCAAGCTATGCCAAGGGGACAGTATGAAGCCGCCGACTCCCTCGGTTTGAACTACAGAAATACCATGCGGCTGATCATTTTGCCTCAGGCACTAAAAATTGTTATTCCACCGTCAGTCGGCATTTTGCTCTCGGTTTTCAAAGATACATCCCTGGTGGTTATTATCGCCCTGTATGATGTGTTGAAAACAACGATGGTCACATTGTCCAACCCCCAATGGGCGGGCTATTCAAGAGAGTTGTATATTTTCCTGGCGCTACTCTATTTCGTATTTTGTTACGCCATGTCGAGCTACAGTCGCAAACTGGAAAAAGAACTTCATACCGGGCATTAA
- a CDS encoding amino acid ABC transporter ATP-binding protein, producing MNDSQTKIEETNKPIIEIHEMHKWYGDFHVLSNINLQVQAKEKIVICGPSGSGKSTLIRCINRLEEHQRGQIIVNGVELSNDIKNIEKVRTEVGMVFQHFNLFPHLSIIDNLTLGPIWVRKTPKKEAEEVAMKYLEKVQIAEQAKKFPGQLSGGQQQRVAIARSLCMSPQVMLFDEPTSALDPEMIKEVLDVMIELADEGMTMLVVTHEMGFAKSVADRVMFMDDGEIVEQNSPDVFFDNPQHERTKLFLSQIL from the coding sequence ATGAACGATTCACAGACAAAAATTGAAGAGACCAACAAACCGATCATAGAAATCCATGAAATGCATAAATGGTATGGCGATTTCCATGTTCTCAGTAACATCAATTTACAGGTTCAAGCCAAAGAGAAGATCGTTATCTGCGGTCCTTCAGGTTCTGGAAAATCGACGCTCATCCGCTGCATCAACCGCCTTGAAGAGCATCAACGTGGACAAATTATCGTCAATGGAGTTGAACTGTCCAATGACATCAAGAATATTGAAAAAGTGCGGACCGAAGTTGGTATGGTGTTCCAGCATTTCAACCTGTTCCCCCACTTAAGCATCATCGATAACCTTACTCTCGGCCCCATCTGGGTGCGGAAAACGCCCAAGAAGGAAGCTGAAGAAGTCGCCATGAAATATCTTGAAAAGGTCCAGATTGCCGAACAGGCAAAGAAGTTCCCGGGGCAACTGTCCGGTGGCCAACAGCAGCGTGTCGCCATTGCCCGCAGTCTCTGCATGAGCCCTCAGGTCATGCTGTTTGACGAGCCGACTTCAGCACTTGACCCCGAAATGATTAAAGAGGTTCTTGATGTCATGATTGAGCTTGCGGATGAGGGGATGACAATGCTCGTCGTCACTCACGAGATGGGCTTCGCCAAGAGTGTTGCTGATCGGGTCATGTTTATGGATGATGGTGAAATTGTGGAACAGAACAGCCCTGATGTCTTTTTTGACAATCCCCAACATGAACGAACCAAACTCTTTTTGAGTCAGATTCTGTAA
- a CDS encoding TAXI family TRAP transporter solute-binding subunit, which yields MNRNVWIFCFFLNICLLISPVFVQAFDLRLGTGPPGSFSYFSGRVLCRMMNNQLADLSCRQVAAADGHDAYNLTNLQGGSLDLVLVDSRSLFDAINKTGKFAFLDIDYSNLRGLAPVYETPVVMVVRNDAGIQSLTDLQGKRINAGTPGSIQYQEMNRIMNAKEWTRDDFSLVGDLSPSQSNDDTKAFCFGTMQAMIYIGIHPDFSLRRLLKTCNGTLLNMDDNDIESLVHADPALWRIELPVDLYPTQTEKVVTFGTRSLLIASEDLDSETVYRIMDLLDKNGKYLKTAHRSLSLFSQEIARESALGLPLHSGAARYIAER from the coding sequence GTGAATAGAAATGTTTGGATCTTCTGTTTTTTCCTCAATATATGTTTGTTGATTTCTCCTGTTTTTGTTCAAGCATTTGATCTGCGTTTAGGGACCGGCCCTCCCGGCTCTTTTTCCTATTTTTCCGGACGGGTTCTGTGTCGGATGATGAATAACCAGCTTGCCGATCTCAGCTGCCGGCAAGTCGCTGCAGCTGACGGTCATGATGCTTATAACCTCACCAATCTCCAGGGGGGCTCACTGGACCTTGTCCTGGTCGACTCCCGTTCCCTGTTTGACGCGATCAATAAGACGGGAAAATTTGCATTTCTGGATATTGACTACAGTAATTTACGTGGTCTTGCCCCTGTGTATGAAACTCCTGTCGTTATGGTTGTTCGCAATGACGCCGGAATTCAGTCATTGACTGATCTCCAGGGGAAAAGGATCAATGCCGGAACTCCGGGGTCCATTCAATACCAGGAAATGAATCGAATTATGAACGCAAAAGAATGGACCAGAGATGATTTCAGCCTGGTGGGGGATCTGTCTCCATCTCAATCCAACGACGATACAAAGGCTTTTTGTTTTGGTACCATGCAGGCAATGATTTATATCGGCATCCATCCCGATTTTTCTTTACGCCGGTTGCTAAAAACCTGTAACGGGACTTTATTGAATATGGACGATAACGATATTGAGTCTCTTGTTCATGCCGATCCGGCTCTTTGGAGAATTGAGCTTCCGGTTGATCTTTATCCCACCCAAACAGAAAAAGTTGTCACTTTCGGGACTCGTTCTCTACTGATAGCTTCTGAAGATCTTGATAGTGAAACCGTGTACAGGATCATGGATCTTTTGGATAAGAATGGGAAATACCTGAAAACCGCTCACAGGTCATTGAGCCTGTTTTCTCAGGAAATTGCTCGGGAAAGTGCGCTAGGATTACCACTCCACTCCGGTGCTGCCAGATATATCGCGGAACGATAG
- a CDS encoding response regulator, protein MISTGKKRILVADGDILNLATLIGTLKDNYHIVVAKDAPETFKQLKKNHVDMILLETRLAGTDGFELCRQLKADLQTKSIPVIFITAQSSVADEEKGFEAGAVDYIAKPFNAPTVTARIKHQLKHSEAILELQRLHQLALDANPNTGLPGNNSIRENIQKVIDDQEPVCIIYADLDHFKAYNDNYGFAQGDHVIVFTANVIKVALQLHNCHGSFLGHIGGDDFVFIVPVEKYTAVAEEIINRIDGGMEEFYNAEDFARGYVVAINREGEEKHHPVVSLSMGGINLQQRKVKAAFEVIDICTEMKTTAKKEAGSNILICQRK, encoded by the coding sequence ATGATATCGACAGGAAAAAAACGGATATTGGTCGCTGATGGCGATATTCTCAACCTGGCAACGCTGATCGGGACGTTAAAAGATAATTATCATATTGTTGTTGCCAAAGATGCACCGGAAACGTTTAAGCAGCTGAAGAAAAACCATGTCGATATGATTCTCCTGGAAACCCGACTGGCTGGCACCGACGGATTTGAACTCTGCAGACAACTCAAGGCAGACCTGCAGACAAAAAGTATTCCGGTCATTTTCATTACCGCTCAAAGCTCCGTTGCCGATGAAGAAAAAGGATTTGAAGCTGGAGCGGTCGACTATATCGCCAAACCATTTAACGCCCCAACAGTGACAGCGCGGATTAAGCATCAACTCAAGCATAGCGAAGCCATTTTGGAGCTCCAGCGGCTGCATCAACTGGCTCTTGATGCCAACCCCAACACCGGGCTTCCGGGCAACAACAGTATCCGCGAAAATATTCAAAAAGTGATCGATGATCAGGAGCCGGTATGTATCATCTACGCTGACCTTGATCACTTCAAAGCATACAATGATAACTACGGCTTTGCGCAGGGAGATCATGTTATTGTTTTTACTGCTAATGTGATCAAGGTCGCATTGCAGCTTCACAACTGTCATGGCTCTTTTCTGGGGCATATTGGCGGGGATGATTTTGTGTTTATTGTGCCGGTTGAAAAATACACAGCTGTTGCAGAAGAAATTATCAACAGAATCGATGGCGGAATGGAGGAATTTTACAACGCTGAAGACTTCGCCAGAGGCTATGTGGTTGCCATAAACCGTGAAGGAGAAGAGAAACACCACCCTGTCGTCAGTCTCAGTATGGGTGGCATCAACTTGCAGCAACGAAAGGTAAAAGCCGCATTTGAAGTTATCGACATCTGCACTGAAATGAAAACAACAGCAAAGAAAGAGGCCGGCAGTAATATTTTAATTTGTCAGCGCAAGTAA
- a CDS encoding asparaginase domain-containing protein → MTIEIVTTGGTIDKIYFDAKSSYEIGEPQIGDVLEESNLTVNYLITPLMRKDSLDIDDADRALIKKTVIESSAAKIVITHGTDTMIKTARFLQGIAGKTIVLTGAMQPARFRFTDAIYNIASAITSVQLLPQGVWIAMNGQVFDPESSRKNVEMNRFEKI, encoded by the coding sequence GTGACGATTGAGATTGTGACGACGGGTGGAACGATCGATAAAATTTATTTTGATGCCAAGAGCAGCTATGAGATCGGTGAGCCCCAAATCGGAGATGTTCTGGAGGAGTCTAACCTGACAGTCAATTATCTGATTACGCCATTGATGCGCAAAGATAGCCTTGATATCGATGATGCAGATCGAGCGTTGATTAAGAAAACGGTCATTGAGAGTTCAGCCGCAAAGATTGTTATTACTCATGGAACCGATACGATGATTAAAACCGCCAGATTTTTACAAGGAATTGCCGGGAAAACCATCGTGCTGACGGGCGCCATGCAACCTGCCCGATTCCGCTTTACTGATGCGATCTATAATATTGCCAGTGCGATAACGTCTGTTCAGCTGTTGCCGCAAGGGGTCTGGATTGCCATGAATGGCCAGGTTTTTGACCCTGAATCGTCGCGGAAAAATGTTGAAATGAACCGATTTGAAAAAATTTAA
- a CDS encoding DUF134 domain-containing protein: MSPRPRKPRRCCPSRRPADHMFKPVGTPVSKLQIVELEADELEALSLCDRDAMTQAEAGEQMEVSRGTIQRLVTSGRKKIVEALLSGHALVIKPHDEVKEGCCDD; this comes from the coding sequence ATGTCTCCGAGACCAAGAAAACCAAGAAGATGTTGTCCGAGCAGGCGGCCGGCTGATCATATGTTTAAACCTGTGGGAACCCCTGTCTCTAAACTTCAGATCGTTGAGCTTGAGGCTGATGAGCTTGAGGCTTTGTCTCTTTGCGATCGCGATGCCATGACTCAAGCTGAGGCAGGAGAGCAGATGGAGGTTTCACGCGGGACAATTCAGAGGTTAGTCACCAGCGGTCGGAAAAAAATTGTCGAAGCTCTTCTGTCAGGACATGCTTTAGTCATAAAGCCTCATGATGAGGTGAAGGAGGGGTGCTGTGACGATTGA
- a CDS encoding DUF302 domain-containing protein has translation MTAEVFRAQTQKDIPSFIKDLGKAMAMQGFMIHNEDRMEMVHHFGHHGVELAEGFDLHMIQVCAPKKTAQSLMENLERAVLLPRYIVVFSKENKTQVRMLQFSNELVAELVDDEQFPEVHMAMCDALILAIKDVL, from the coding sequence ATGACTGCAGAAGTTTTTCGCGCTCAAACGCAAAAGGATATTCCCAGCTTTATTAAAGATCTCGGCAAAGCAATGGCCATGCAAGGGTTTATGATCCATAATGAGGACCGGATGGAAATGGTACACCACTTCGGCCATCATGGTGTGGAGTTGGCTGAGGGGTTTGATCTGCACATGATCCAGGTCTGCGCACCGAAAAAAACAGCTCAATCATTGATGGAAAACCTGGAACGCGCCGTTCTGCTACCGAGATATATTGTCGTTTTCAGTAAAGAGAATAAAACTCAAGTAAGAATGCTGCAATTTTCCAACGAGCTGGTGGCTGAGCTTGTTGATGATGAGCAATTCCCCGAAGTCCATATGGCTATGTGTGATGCTTTGATTCTGGCCATTAAAGACGTTCTTTAA
- a CDS encoding ABC transporter substrate-binding protein, producing MKRLLTTALITCVTMMLALPAVASQTIKIGFNIPMTGDIPEVGEGSKNAAEMYLADVNGAGGLEVGGKKYMLEFIYMDNESKADSAVNAALKLIEQEEVVAIIGPNSSKQAVPGGGTANENRVPMISPWSTNPNTTLDRPWVFRAAFLDPFQGPVAADFAAKKFGAKTAAVLFDVANDYSVGLAEVFKAAWEAKGLGPVVAYESNGTKDQDFSAQLTTIINAKPDFIFVPENYNQVALIIPQARDLGYKGPFMGSDAWGTPDLVKLCGEQCNGQYFSTHYAAAGAQGATKVFIDRYMEKYGSEPADYAALTWDSIGLMMEGIKNAGKVDSNPRKMRKAIRDGLAAIKSFDGVTGSSKFNEQGDPIKCAVVVKISDEGTFVFEESVCP from the coding sequence ATGAAAAGGTTACTGACCACTGCACTTATCACCTGCGTCACGATGATGCTGGCTCTCCCTGCCGTAGCGTCACAAACCATCAAAATCGGTTTTAACATTCCCATGACCGGAGATATTCCGGAAGTCGGTGAAGGGTCCAAAAATGCTGCTGAAATGTACCTTGCCGATGTCAATGGCGCCGGTGGCCTTGAAGTCGGTGGCAAGAAATACATGCTTGAGTTCATCTACATGGATAACGAATCCAAAGCCGATTCAGCTGTCAATGCAGCCCTCAAACTGATTGAGCAGGAAGAGGTTGTCGCGATTATCGGTCCCAACTCCTCCAAGCAAGCCGTTCCCGGTGGCGGTACCGCTAACGAGAACCGCGTACCAATGATCAGCCCATGGTCAACCAACCCCAATACCACGCTGGATCGTCCCTGGGTTTTCCGTGCTGCATTCCTCGACCCCTTCCAGGGTCCGGTTGCCGCTGACTTTGCCGCTAAAAAGTTTGGAGCCAAGACAGCAGCAGTTCTCTTCGATGTTGCTAACGACTATTCTGTCGGCCTGGCAGAAGTATTTAAAGCTGCCTGGGAAGCCAAAGGACTCGGTCCCGTCGTTGCCTACGAATCAAATGGCACCAAAGATCAGGACTTCTCTGCTCAGTTGACCACCATTATTAACGCCAAACCTGACTTTATCTTTGTACCGGAAAACTACAACCAGGTTGCCCTGATCATTCCACAAGCACGTGATCTTGGCTACAAAGGTCCATTTATGGGTTCCGACGCCTGGGGCACCCCGGATCTGGTCAAACTCTGTGGCGAGCAATGTAACGGTCAGTACTTCTCAACCCATTACGCTGCAGCCGGTGCACAGGGTGCAACCAAGGTCTTCATCGACCGCTACATGGAAAAATACGGCTCAGAACCCGCTGATTACGCAGCTCTGACCTGGGATTCCATTGGTTTGATGATGGAAGGAATCAAGAACGCCGGCAAAGTTGACTCCAACCCGCGTAAAATGCGTAAAGCCATCCGTGACGGTCTGGCCGCCATCAAATCTTTTGACGGCGTTACCGGTTCATCCAAGTTCAATGAGCAGGGTGATCCGATCAAATGTGCTGTTGTGGTCAAAATCTCTGACGAAGGAACCTTTGTCTTCGAAGAGTCCGTTTGCCCATAA
- a CDS encoding branched-chain amino acid ABC transporter permease codes for MDFIIQNILNAMQWGSFYALIALGYTLVYGVLRLINFAHGDIFMVGAYISFFVASFLIGPITGLSPVVAFAITVPLTMALTSLVGVTLERIAYRPLRRKGAHRLYVVITALMCGLILEYSNLALLGASRLKFPELIEKQIWRLGDVTLTNLKVMVIVTAILVFVFLQWVVTRTRVGMAMRAISYDKFAIPLMGIPIDRIIVVTFVLGSGFAGLAGLLFAMSYPVLEPFMGMLIGWKAFIAAVVGGIGDIKGAFVGGFLLGFIEVGVVTVFPSTYRDLFAFTILLLILWMKPTGLFGIPQSTKI; via the coding sequence GTGGATTTCATTATTCAGAATATCCTGAATGCCATGCAATGGGGAAGCTTCTACGCTCTTATTGCCCTAGGCTACACTTTGGTTTACGGGGTTCTGCGCCTGATCAACTTTGCCCATGGTGATATTTTCATGGTCGGGGCCTATATCTCTTTTTTCGTGGCCAGCTTCCTGATCGGCCCGATCACAGGTCTGTCTCCGGTGGTGGCCTTTGCCATCACTGTGCCGCTGACCATGGCACTGACTTCACTGGTTGGTGTGACTCTGGAACGAATTGCCTACCGTCCCCTGCGACGCAAGGGAGCTCACCGGCTCTACGTCGTTATTACCGCGTTGATGTGCGGCCTGATCCTTGAGTACTCCAACCTGGCCTTGCTGGGTGCCAGCCGTTTAAAGTTCCCGGAATTGATTGAAAAGCAGATCTGGCGACTGGGTGATGTGACCCTGACCAATCTCAAGGTCATGGTCATTGTTACGGCCATTCTGGTCTTTGTTTTTCTGCAGTGGGTGGTCACTCGGACACGGGTCGGGATGGCCATGAGAGCCATTTCCTATGATAAATTTGCAATTCCACTGATGGGCATTCCCATTGACAGAATTATCGTTGTCACCTTTGTCCTCGGTTCAGGATTTGCCGGTCTGGCCGGGTTGCTGTTCGCCATGAGTTATCCGGTTCTGGAACCGTTTATGGGGATGTTGATCGGTTGGAAGGCGTTTATAGCTGCAGTTGTCGGCGGCATCGGTGACATCAAGGGAGCGTTTGTTGGTGGTTTCCTGCTTGGCTTCATCGAGGTGGGCGTTGTCACTGTCTTTCCTTCAACCTACAGGGACCTTTTCGCTTTCACCATTTTGCTGCTGATTCTGTGGATGAAACCCACAGGGCTGTTCGGCATCCCACAGTCGACCAAGATATAG
- a CDS encoding branched-chain amino acid ABC transporter permease: MKKYSLNILLVAFAISLLFATHFRLIDGYIQIVVMTIGINIMMSTSLNLVNGNMGEFTCGHAAFMCVGAYISSILSVICFGTKFGDPLLPAASVVIVFPIILLIGGAVAAVSSLLISVPSFKTRDDYLAIISIAVNYMIISAIENMDFVGGSRGFQGMKDTVWAMIDVFDGPWMLFWVINFTIFTVWVIRRFISSTYGKGVNAICQDEVAAEIMSVNTNKIKIINFMVAAGLAGCAGGLYAHIIGYVNPQSFNILKSTEALVMVYLGGMGSLSGAVISAIIFTGLLEVLRSQAIIDALLSPATFMFPDWEPSAGVIKWVIIPLMLVIVMQFRPEGIMGNRELGDVFPKLKKFYRFK; the protein is encoded by the coding sequence ATGAAAAAATACTCTCTCAACATCCTCCTGGTCGCCTTCGCCATAAGCCTGTTATTTGCTACTCATTTCCGCCTCATCGATGGTTATATCCAGATTGTGGTCATGACCATCGGTATCAACATCATGATGTCCACCAGCTTGAATCTGGTCAATGGCAACATGGGCGAGTTCACCTGTGGACACGCGGCTTTTATGTGTGTGGGTGCGTATATTTCATCGATTTTGTCGGTGATCTGTTTTGGCACAAAGTTCGGCGACCCGCTGTTGCCAGCCGCATCAGTGGTGATTGTTTTTCCCATCATCCTGTTGATCGGCGGTGCAGTGGCAGCCGTATCTTCGCTGTTGATATCAGTTCCTTCATTCAAAACCCGCGACGATTACCTTGCCATCATTTCCATCGCCGTCAACTACATGATTATCTCAGCGATAGAGAATATGGACTTTGTCGGCGGGTCTCGTGGCTTTCAGGGAATGAAAGATACTGTCTGGGCAATGATCGACGTCTTTGACGGCCCCTGGATGCTTTTCTGGGTCATCAACTTCACCATCTTTACAGTCTGGGTGATCCGGCGTTTCATCTCTTCCACCTATGGCAAGGGGGTCAACGCCATCTGTCAGGATGAAGTCGCAGCGGAAATCATGAGTGTTAACACTAATAAGATCAAAATTATCAATTTCATGGTCGCTGCCGGTTTGGCTGGATGCGCCGGAGGACTTTACGCCCATATCATCGGCTATGTAAATCCACAGTCTTTCAACATTCTCAAATCGACGGAAGCTCTGGTCATGGTCTATCTCGGCGGTATGGGATCTTTGTCCGGGGCCGTTATTTCCGCCATTATTTTCACCGGCTTGCTTGAAGTGCTCCGGTCTCAAGCGATTATTGATGCTCTTCTCTCACCTGCCACCTTTATGTTCCCCGACTGGGAACCTTCGGCAGGTGTTATTAAATGGGTCATAATCCCGCTGATGCTGGTCATTGTTATGCAGTTCCGTCCCGAAGGGATCATGGGCAATCGGGAATTGGGAGATGTGTTTCCCAAGCTGAAGAAATTTTATCGGTTTAAATAA
- a CDS encoding ABC transporter ATP-binding protein, whose translation MQTQAQADIAPVLEVRGLTQRFGGLTAVNDFNVKLMPGELSGLIGPNGAGKTTVFNLVSGFYQPTEGEILVGGKPTAELKPHKVTALGVARTFQNIRLWNDMTVLDNIRVAQHYQLGYGFFHAIARSKRYRVREEQVAKEAEELLDVFDLKRHAEELPKNLPYGTQRKLEIARALSSHPKLLLLDEPAAGLNSADAKELIRLIRWIHETFDVTIWMIEHHMDVMMELATQIKVIDFGQTIAEGNPDEIRNHPAVITAYLGDDNI comes from the coding sequence ATGCAAACACAAGCACAAGCAGATATTGCTCCGGTCCTTGAGGTTCGCGGCTTGACACAGCGCTTCGGTGGTCTGACGGCTGTCAACGACTTCAATGTCAAGCTGATGCCGGGAGAACTTTCCGGATTGATCGGCCCCAACGGCGCCGGCAAGACAACGGTCTTCAACCTGGTCAGTGGTTTCTACCAGCCGACCGAAGGAGAGATTCTTGTTGGCGGCAAACCAACAGCGGAACTGAAACCACACAAAGTCACCGCTCTGGGCGTAGCCCGCACTTTTCAGAATATCCGTCTCTGGAACGATATGACGGTACTCGATAATATCCGCGTCGCGCAGCACTATCAATTGGGCTACGGGTTTTTCCATGCTATTGCCCGCAGCAAACGCTATCGGGTGAGAGAGGAACAGGTGGCCAAAGAGGCCGAAGAACTGCTCGATGTCTTCGACCTGAAACGCCATGCTGAAGAACTACCGAAGAACCTGCCTTACGGCACTCAGCGCAAGTTGGAAATCGCCCGCGCCCTGTCAAGCCATCCGAAACTGCTGTTGCTTGACGAACCAGCCGCAGGACTCAATTCAGCCGACGCAAAAGAACTGATTCGGCTGATACGCTGGATTCATGAAACCTTTGACGTCACCATCTGGATGATCGAACATCACATGGACGTTATGATGGAGCTCGCGACACAAATCAAGGTTATCGACTTCGGTCAAACCATTGCTGAAGGTAACCCTGACGAAATTCGCAACCACCCTGCGGTCATCACCGCCTACCTGGGAGATGATAATATCTAA